In Thunnus maccoyii chromosome 11, fThuMac1.1, whole genome shotgun sequence, one genomic interval encodes:
- the LOC121906560 gene encoding trace amine-associated receptor 8a-like, with translation WHACLHRAVLHLSAHCDSQPSGHHLHLQLQAEQLHNPTNLLILSLAVSDFLVGLLLMPAEILLTEACWFFGDHMCALNYVVDFIITSSSVGNMVLISIDRYLAICDPLQYTNKVTLDRTKICVCLCWICSVLYNSLILNNFLRQPDEQNSCYGECVVILNNITGTVDFVFTFISPITVIIFLYARVFVVAVSQARTMRSHIATVALQRSVKVTAKKSEMKAARTLGVVVVVFLICICPYYSPTLVGQDIEDSSSSSPFVVWLLYFNSCLNPVIYALFYPWFRKSIKLIVTLQILQPDSCNAGIM, from the exons TGGCATGCTTGTTTACATCGTGCTGtccttcatctctctgctcACTGTGACTCTCAACCTTCTGGTCATCATCTCCATCTCCAACTTCAGGCAGA GCAGCTACACAACCCAACcaacctcctcatcctctctctggCTGTCTCAGACTTTCTTGTTGGGCTCCTGCTGATGCCAGCTGAAATCCTTCTTACAGAGGCCTGCTGGTTCTTTGGTGACCACATGTGTGCTCTGAATTATGTTGTTGATTTTATCATTACCTCCTCTTCAGTTGGAAATATGGTGCTCATATCGATTGATCGTTATTTGGCTATCTGTGACCCTCTACAATACACCAACAAAGTTACTCTGGACAGaacaaaaatatgtgtttgtctgtgttggaTCTGCTCTGTTCTCTATAACAGTCTGATTTTAAATAACTTTCTGAGACAACCTGATGAGCAGAATTCCTGCTATGGAGAGTGTGTAGTTATCCTCAACAATATCACAGGAACTGTTGACTTTGTCTTTACCTTTATAAGCCCAATTACTGTCATCATATTTCTATATGCGAGAGTATTTGTGGTGGCTGTGTCTCAGGCTCGCACTATGAGGTCTCACATTGCAACTGTCGCACTCCAGCGTTCAGTGAAAGTAACTGCTAAAAAATCTGAGATGAAAGCAGCCAGGACTCTTGGTGTTGTAGTAGTTGTGTTTCTAATATGTATTTGTCCATATTACTCTCCAACCCTTGTAGGACAGGATATTGAAGACAGCAGTTCATCCTCACCCTTTGTAGTCTGGCTGTTGTATTTTAACTCCTGTCTAAACCCTGTGATCTATGCCCTTTTCTACCCCTGGTTCAGAAAATCTATTAAACTCATTGTTACACTTCAGATACTGCAGCCTGACTCATGTAATGCTGGAATAATGTAG
- the LOC121906565 gene encoding alpha-tectorin-like, which produces MPDVMLWNALMAPCQWTSNMFCFILYLAALSLLAGSAETNQTFTSTGEMNITTCPITYYGQKYEKVYVADAQVDGRTVSKQKFQTNETSKGVITDMSGCRLSGVVYKTNTTVRDPNICSTVTCDVTGVASAVSYCGPMERCQGDGSCTSHTTCTMTGSTVIDFIGRVRFVPDRCGYTLLKSSEIPDFQVLGVFQERRRKDVSFLDQVILQLDGPGVQISLEQGGRIRLNNKFLELNGTTAVYHGVGLYKDQTGVTAKISASNYTVSVLFDGNTAQIDMTGRSKAPIQGVCGNSRRTLSEERVSEYSAPGCEIQHDDADDSTINCNATTKWCNLLKRTPFSACNMHIDPEPFITACRHTLCKYPAVDGLKCQFLEAYARACSHNTKVTVEGWRSKSRCSAVPRAFCQHKFCSAHEFCGEKLNGGETSCICRAIFASKYRSTNTFGEPTVCKQKSASLTLAGCLLEDKGIDYSALHLNDETCKGEMDNLTHMVTFSFNNMNTCGTVVMANNSQIIYKNTIMSRNSSMGGLINRHSRAHIDFSCSYSQPDIKSLAIKLKQSSVIQQITSGQWIYNLTMAAYTDPSGKEPIQSSTEIQLDKTIWVKLKTYGLDEKIIVVVTDSCWATDQPSPSGSLRYDLIIKGCPNPADQTVKVEGNGVGTSNRFSFNTFQFSGKNGSIYLHCRLELCVRQGDTCAPRCGQATRRQRSVMPKYEDENPALITMAWTN; this is translated from the exons ATGCCTGACGTGATGTTATGGAATGCCCTAATGG CTCCCTGTCAGTGGACCTCCAATATGTTCTGTTTCATACTGTACCTGGCTGCACTCAGCCTGCTGGCAG GTTCTGCTGAAACAAACCAGACCTTTACCAGTACTGGGGAGATGAACATCACCACGTGTCCCATCACCTATTATGGACAGAAATATGAGAAAGTATAT GTGGCAGATGCACAGGTAGACGGCCGAACGGTGTCTAAACAGAAATTTCAGACAAATGAAACGAGTAAGGGTGTCATTACAGACATGAGTGGATGCAGACTCTCAG GTGTTGTTTATAAAACTAATACAACAGTAAGGGACCCAAACATCTGCTCTACTGTAACCTGTGATGTGACTGGAGTCGCCAGTGCCGTCAGTTATTGTGGCCCCATGGAGCGTTGCCAGGGCGATGGCAG TTGTACCTCGCACACTACGTGCACTATGACGGGCTCCACTGTCATCGATTTCATTGGCAGAGTTCGCTTTGTCCCGGATCGGTGTGGATATACTTTATTGAAGTCCTCAGAAATCCCAGACTTCCAGGTTCTGGGGGTTTTCCAAGAACGACGCCGAAAAGATGTTAGCTTTTTGGACCAGGTGATACTGCAGCTGGACGGGCCAGGTGTTCAGATTTCTCTGGAACAAGGTGGCAGAATTCGG CTGAACAACAAATTTCTGGAGCTCAATGGCACCACTGCAGTTTACCACGGTGTGGGGCTCTATAAGGACCAGACAGGAGTGACTGCTAAGATATCGGCATCCAACTACACGGTTTCTGTTCTCTTTGATGGCAACACCGCACAGATCGACATGACAG GACGAAGTAAAGCACCCATACAAGGTGTATGTGGCAATTCCAGAAGGACTTTGAGTGAAGAGAGGGTCTCCGAATACAGTGCCCCTGG TTGTGAGATACAGCATGATGACGCTGATGACAGTACCATCAACTGCAATGCCACAACTAAATG GTGTAATCTCCTGAAGCGGACACCCTTCTCTGCTTGCAACATGCACATTGACCCAGAGCCCTTCATCACTGCCTGCAGACACACTTTGTGCAAATACCCTGCAGTAGATGGTCTCAAATGCCAGTTCCTGGAAGCCTACGCCAGGGCCTGCAGCCACAACACCAAAGTCACAGTGGAGGGCTGGAGGTCAAAGAGCCGCTGCT ctGCTGTCCCTCGGGCCTTCTGTCAGCACAAATTCTGCAGTGCTCATGAGTTCTGTGGTGAGAAGCTCAATGGTGGGGAAACCAGTTGCATCTGCCGAGCCATTTTTGCCTCCAAGTACAGATCTACAAACACTTTTG GTGAGCCGACGGTCTGCAAGCAGAAGTCTGCATCACTAACTCTGGCTGGTTGTCTTTTGGAGGACAAAGGCATTGACTACTCTGCCTTACACCTCAATGACGAGACCTGCAAAGGTGAAATGGACAATCTGACCCACATGGTGACGTTCAGCTTCAATAACATGAACACTTGTGGTACGGTGGTCATG GCAAACAACAGCCAAATTATCTACAAGAACACCATCATGTCACGGAACAGCTCTATGGGTGGCCTGATCAACCGTCACAGTAGAGCGCATATTGActtctcctgttcatacagtCAGCCAGATATCAAGAGCTTGGCCATCAAACTCAAACAAAG CTCTGTGATCCAGCAGATTACATCTGGGCAATGGATTTACAATCTGACCATGGCAGCATACACCGACCCTTCTGGCAAGGAACCTATTCAGTCAAGCACAGAGATTCAACTGGACAAGACAATCTGGGTGAAGCTGAAGACGTATGggctggatgaaaaaataattgttgtGGTGACCGACTCCTGCTGGGCAACCGATCAGCCATCGCCAAGTGGGAGCCTGAGATATGATCTCATCATCAAAGG CTGCCCTAACCCTGCAGACCAGACGGTGAAGGTGGAGGGCAACGGAGTGGGCACATCCAACCGCTTCTCTTTCAACACGTTCCAGTTTTCTGGCAAAAATGGCTCCATCTATCTGCACTGCAGATTGGAACTGTGTGTCAGGCAGGGTGATACCTGTGCCCCG AGGTGTGGCCAGGCTACCAGGAGGCAAAGATCCGTCATGCCAAAATATGAGGATGAAAACCCTGCCCTCATCACCATGGCCTGGACTAATTAG
- the LOC121907367 gene encoding trace amine-associated receptor 13c-like has translation MMETLEGTELCFPQLLNTSCKKTKRSYSVATLIYILLSSISLLTVTLNLLVIISIFHYKQLHTPTNLLLLSLAVSDFCVGFLMLLQIVLLNGCWPLGNLLCSVYYVLDYTITSASIGNMVLISVDRYVAICDPLHYPTKVTQTRIKICVCLCWICSLLFHCVRFKDNLKQPGRYNSCSGECVLVIDYAAGITDTFLSFIGPVSVIVILYMRVFVVAVSQAHAMRSHTVTLQFSMTTWKSEMKAARTLGVVVVVFLICICPYFCVTLKGQDISLNASSSAFIIFLFYFNSCLNPVIYASFYPWFRKSIKLIVTLKILQPNSCDSNIL, from the exons ATGATGGAGACCCTGGAAGGAACAGAACTCTGCTTTCCACAACTCCTCAACACTTCGTGCAAGAAGACCAAACGTTCCTACTCTGTAGCCACGCTTATTTACATTCTGctgtcctccatctctctgctcACTGTGACTCTCAACCTGCTGGTCATCATCTCCATCTTCCACTACAA GCAGCTCCACACCCCTACCAACCTGCTCCTTCTGTCTCTGGCTGTCTCAGATTTCTGCGTGGGCTTCCTTATGTTGTTACAAATTGTCCTCCTCAATGGCTGCTGGCCCCTGGGTAACCTTTTGTGTTCTGTGTATTATGTTTTGGACTACACTATTACCTCTGCCTCTATAGGAAACATGGTGCTCATATCTGTTGACCGCTATGTGGCTATTTGTGACCCTCTGCATTACCCCACCAAAGTCACTCAAACAAGAATTaaaatttgtgtttgtctgtgttggatctgttctcttctctttcactgTGTGCGGTTTAAGGATAACCTGAAACAACCAGGTAGGTATAACTCCTGCTCTGGAGAGTGTGTGCTTGTAATTGATTATGCTGCAGGAATCACAGATACTTTTTTGTCCTTTATTGGCCCTGTCTCTGTCATTGTAATTCTGTATATGAGAGTATTTGTGGTGGCTGTGTCTCAGGCTCATGCTATGCGTTCCcacactgtcacactgcagTTTTCAATGACTACTTGGAAATCGGAGATGAAAGCAGCCAGGACTCTCGGTGTTGTTGTAGTTGTGTTTCTAATATGCATCTGCCCATATTTCTGTGTCACACTCAAAGGCCAGGACATCTCACTCAATGCCTCATCTTCAGCCTTTATAATATTTCTGTTCTATTTTAACTCCTGCCTAAACCCTGTGATATATGCCTCTTTTTATCCATGGTTCAGAAAATCTATTAAGCTCATTGTTACACTTAAGATACTGCAGCCTAACTCCTGCGATTCCAACAtactgtag